ttatgagttaaagGAAGTGTTTCCTTATATAAGGACAAAACATTTCCTTTCTTTTACCAATGAGAgagaaatgacttttcattttccCTTCATTTGGCTCCCCCACATTTCTCAATTCTTATTTCCCATTCACACTTcacttaaacccaacaatcACCCACATGAATGAGGAATGACTATTGTTTAAAAAATAAGGACGAAAAACTGTGTGATTCGTAAGAAGGATCAATTGCATTAGGATAAGTAGGTTTCTCTTTGAATTTTTCAGAGTGAACATATATCAGACAAGTAAGCTCAACATAACAAGCACacatatacataaaagttacccAATCTTATCTCCAACAATATTCATCAAGATCACACTTCAATAACTCAACATGTTATAACTTCACAAAAGGGTCCGCTCATGGGACCTACAAATATTCCACTTTGTGTTGGAACATGACATCCGATTCAAGGttttgtgtcggaacgtgacacctgatccaaatatgtgtcggaatacTAAACAACAGAATGATTAAATAGAAATTTTTGCTCAACTCGATGACgtttttatattcttcgaaCTGAGAAAAACAAAAACTTAATTAACTTGCTGAAGATTCTATTTTTTCAAATCAAGTTAATCAATGGAGTAGAAAGTCTTTTGATTTTAACCTCCAAGCCCCAAACAGAATATAATATGAAGCAGAAATATACAACTTGTTTCTAGTTTAACGATGaagtttttttatattcttccaaTCATTAACCGAATGAACTTTGAATATAGATGAAggttttatattcttcaaatcagTATTAATCAGACAGAGTAGACAATCCAAAAGGTTTAATTTCTAGAACCCTTAAAtacagaaaaaaattaattcctTAAGCTTGTTAACTCATGTATTTAAAGTTAGTAAATCAGAAACAATAAAGATAAAAAGTAAAACAGTATTCTAGTCCACAGAATTTATGGTGTGTcattaagaaatttaatcccTCACTGTACTCGAGGTTATTGATTATTTTATCTCAGGATAAAACAGATAGAACATTAAAGAACTAGTGATACCTCAAACTTCgataatttcagcgaactcaaaaaaTAGCAATGTAATCACACAAAGACACAACTTTGTTTGTAacaaaatatatgcagaagaggagAAATTTCGACGTTCAAAACTGAGAGGAGgtctctctatttatagccaacaaagGTTCGAATATGCATGTTTAGAACAGTCTCATATGTTCAGAATAGGCATAGTAtcttttgaaaaagaaatgtcATTTTAGAAGAAACAGGTCCTTTTCGAAATATTTTTGCGAAATTTAAATAAATCTCGTTTTAATTAATTCGGTTATTTAGTtaatttcgtgaattaattaattaataataatcaataatTCTGAATTAAtactaagaaaaagaaaatcaattaaTGAGAttcttaaataaattttgtagaaataattatcaatcaatcaatcattgtCCAAAGCCAAAGCCGAGAGAGCAACGACGACGGCGTGAGGGGGCACCCTCTACTTAACCCTTTATGAATTAAAGGAAGTGTTTCCTTATATAAGGACaaatcattttctttcttctatcaatgagggagaaatgacttttcattttccCTTCATTTGGCTCCCCTATATTTCCCAATTCTTATTTCACATTCACACTTCACTTAAATCCGACACAACTAAGAGAGAAATCGAAACTCTGTTTGATCTTCTATCTTACGCGAGAGGCTTGATGTGAAAACACCTAAGATAACTGGCTGCATggcttttattttataattatagtACTTTGTTATCGATCGCGTGGTTGTAATTGTTATCATAGTTGACACATAATTCAAACATGCTACATCAGACAATAAGTCGTGGTttcaaatatcaaatattttcatgtcGTCTCCCTAAAGGCATGATTGACTATGCgatataaaatcatgatttgaagtgGTGATATGAAATCGTGAAatgaaatcatgagatgaagggtgtgtttggtatgaaggaaaatattttttctattttttcatgtttggctggcttaaatgttttgaaaaatgttttccaaaTCAACTTATCCTCCCTCaaaaaattaaggaaaacattttccaaaagTTTTCTCCAACCTCAAATTACAAAATTTTTTCTTATCCCACCCGCATCCCGAGCCGAtccatccaaaaaaaaataaaatttctattttaaaaaattcaaaatactttTTTACCCCTTACCCCTAAATCAGCCCCAAGCCCTcccttcaaaaaaaattaaaacttaagAATTTGTTTTcgaaaaatactttaaatttaaaaaaatttagttcCCCTACCCCTGACCACCCTTACCATCACGATCgcccccctccccctccccaacacagaaaataaaaatatttaaaaaattatttttgaaaaattcattttttactCCACCCCCTACCCTGACACCAATAAAAGCCCCCTCcgccccaaaaaaataaaattttatttttgaaatatattttaaattttaaaattttcatttttaccTCATTTCTATCTTGACCCCTCTACCAgctcctcccccccccccccccacctaaaaaatactttgaaaaattgtttttgaaaaattttggaaattttatttttcttactccTCCCCTACTCCGATCACCCTATAACCCACCCTATAACCCACCCTCCCACACAAACATtaaacaaaaaatgaaaaaaattgatttttaaaaaaaaatcaaattctaATTTGAAAGATAGGATGGAAGGTAGAATTACAATTCAAACATCTATTCTCGAATCAGGAGTCGTGGTCATCTTCCAAGTGGGAGATTGGGGTTGAATTCCAGATCGATCATTGGATTTGGATCACGAATCAGTCATCACGGTCGGATTCTGATTCGGGTGTCGGAGTCAAGTCCCGAATAGATTAATGGAGTTGATTTTCatgtcaaaaattatttttctaaaaaatattttctgctCACTAtccaataaaaaatatttttcgttcACTAATcaaacaatagaaaatattttcactTACCAACAAACATAAGaaataagttagaaaccaacttgttttccaaaaaaatattttccatgaaAAACAATTTCCTGCCACACAGCCAAAATTGAAGTTTTATTTAGAAATACAATTTGAActttttatgttgtatattttctcataagcataaaaatttcataagttGTAAAACTATTTAAATTGTCTCAATTCTTTATAATCTTACCAAATAAACAGAGTTTTATAAAATTGCATAATACACTATCATAAATCTATTCTAAATAATATAACATTTATTGATCaaattttaattcaataaaaaaaattgaacataaATTGTAGTGTGCTACTCTTTAATATAATCCTCTCACATAGTATGGAAAATCTCTTTACATTGAACTTGCATTTCTCAATCATATGACCGAGAAGTCCTTAATATATCTCAATCCTCGATCATTATAATGAAGTTGTAATAAATTTGATTGGtaaataaatttgatcaaaattaattaatttggtgAATATAAATGGTAAAGTAGGAAttgattttgaaataataataaatcttaaaTTGGCGAGAATAATCGAGATATAAATGGTTTAAAAAgtaatgatataaattataaattttatttatatatgaaataaatggGTAGTAGATATAAAtgtgaattattattatttttacaaaatataaacttgtgGATCACttttgtatttgaaaattttcaaattatgatttccaATATCCAAATCAGactttttggagaatttgaaatttaatctcattatatgaaatcatgatatgcAATCAGCGTGAAATTACATATCCAAACGTTGATTTCGTGAGACGAAATCAGCATAAAATTTCATGTCCAAaatgtaatttaattttttatataaatatatgatcacacaattcaataaatattaaaagagtTATTAGGTTTAcattattacaacaacaacaacaacaacccagtgaaatcccacatcgtggggtctggggagggtaaagtgtacgcagacctgactcctaccaatgtagaaCGGCTGtatccgaaagaccctcggctcaatagaagcatagaaaaaggtcagacaaaaatattaatatgaaattaGCTACAAAATTTATCGTTAATACCAACTACTTCATTGCTAAACAACTCTCAActaattgaattttcttataatctaTTACTAATTCATAGCTAAATAAGTTTAGCATGAAATATTTATTGTTTAGCTATGGAATGTGGTCTGtggctatttttttattttctagtaATGTTAGTACAAGATAAGGGATGCCCAAGTTGAATGTGGATGGATAGTACAATTAGTCCAAGATGGCTTATgcttgtacacccctttccACTCTAACCTTTTTCTCCCCGGGATCTCTAAAGCCACAGTCTTTGCATTGCAATTAAGTACAGTAAAGTAAGGGGACAACCAATTCAtacctaagatcacatcaaaatttgTCATGTATAGAATCACTAAATCAACACAAGTCTTATACCCCATAAATACAAGAGAACAAGAACGACACACATGGATGAttatgactgactctccaacagGAATAGAAACATGAACAGGGGCATCCAGTATACCACACAATGTATCGAAACTCAAGGCATAActtatagacacataggaataaaTGGAAcccggatcaaataaaatagtagccatTCGATCACAGACAAAAATAGTACATATGAAAACTGTGTCAGATGCCTTTGCCTCAGTTTTTGACCGAAAATAATCAAAACTGAGCCCCGATCATCCTGATGTGCCATCTCTCTACCTGGATGGACTACTCTTTGACCTGCTCTACTACTGTCTTGGCCCCTATAGTCTCTCAGATTTCCTCCTCGCCCACTTTGTGGACGTCCTCTGCCATCGTTCCCTCAAGCTATTGGGACCATTGCTCGAGCCTATTAGGGTACTGAAACTATCCTGCGGAGGTGAGGGTACTCCCTCCGTATATGGCCCGGCTCTCCACAACTAAAATAGCCATGATTAAAAGATGGGTAGCTTCTTAGGAATTATGCTCCCTGACCCTCATAGGACTGATGCTGTTGTGGAGTACATGCAAAACTGCTAATGAACGTGGGAAGTGTTAACTGAATTGGCCGGGCAGCAATCACCGGCCTGTCTGACCCTCTGGAATAGGAACTCTGGAAGTCATATGCATTCTTGGGCCTTTTAGCCAAaattttggcttgcccatccttCCTCACACTTTCAACCTTCTTTACAAAATCTGTAACCTCATTAAAGCTCCTGCCGAACGAAGTCATATGAACCGAAAGTACCAGCTGAGTAGCGTACCTGGGCAGTACATGAAATTTGAACTCATAAGCAGCCACTGATAACTCTCCCTGCTCAAGggccataaactcatccttcttccTTTCCCTCAAAGTGCGGGGCACATACTTCTCTAAAATTAGAGCATATAACTGAGCCCAAGTGAGTGGAGGCAACACAAGCGAACAACACTCGACATAggccctccaccactgcttggcctCTCTCTACAGCTAGAAAGTCACAAACTCCACTCCATGCTAATACACTATGCCCAGCTTGTGTAGCCTTTTATAGTAATATAGAATaaactcataggcatcctcatttTCAGTGCCCTAGAAAACTGGAGGTTTGAGCTTGAGGAAtttggtgagcatgtcatgcttaGTGCCAATCATCATAGGACCCATTAGTGTCCTAAAGAATGTATTTTTGCCTACCACTTCATTTGTTGGCTGAACTGCAGCAGCAAATGGATGGATAATAGAGCTGGTGTTGCGGGCATAGTGGGGATGGCGCCAGTGCCAACTAGCCCACTCAAGAATGCCATGATCTGCTGGGCCAAGATTGGATTCAGAGGGGAAATACCACTAGACTCAGTTTGGGTATCCTCTTCTTGTTTTGCCCACTTTTGTTCCTCTCCAGCTTCCACATCCCCCTCAAACTTATTCTGGGGAGAAAGAGGGGCCTCACCTATCAGTTTTTCCTCAACAGAGACCTCTACTCTAGCAGGTGCTACCCTTCCTCTGCCTCTTCCTTACCTACCTCTCTTGTCTCTCCCTCTGCCATGCCCTCGAACGGCTGGCTCTTCTTTGGACTTGACTGGATCTACTGTCCTGACATTATTTTAACGTGTGTTAACCATCTACGGACACAAGAGTAAAAGTGATTAGCTAtcaatttggatcaccagatatcaattggaatcaagttacaGCACGAAAGAAGGAAGACCATGAAACTTTTCCAAAAatcctgtagcctctca
The sequence above is a segment of the Solanum dulcamara chromosome 11, daSolDulc1.2, whole genome shotgun sequence genome. Coding sequences within it:
- the LOC129872558 gene encoding uncharacterized protein LOC129872558; its protein translation is MAEGETRENKFEGDVEAGEEQKWAKQEEDTQTESSGISPLNPILAQQIMAFLSGLREAKQWWRAYVECCSLVLPPLTWAQLYALILEKYVPRTLRERKKDEFMALEQGELSVAAYEFKFHVLPRYATQLVLSVHMTSFGRSFNEVTDFVKKVESVRKDGQAKILAKRPKNAYDFQSSYSRGSDRPVIAARPIQLTLPTFISSFACTPQQHQSYEGQGA